The Hevea brasiliensis isolate MT/VB/25A 57/8 chromosome 1, ASM3005281v1, whole genome shotgun sequence genome has a window encoding:
- the LOC110632414 gene encoding eukaryotic initiation factor 4A-3 yields the protein MAAAATSVVPAGRSARRAAAEDEKLAFETTEGIEPITSFDEMGIKNDLLRGIYAYGFEKPSAIQQRAVMPIIKGRDVIAQAQSGTGKTSMIALTVCQLVDTSSREVQALILSPTRELAAQTEKVILAIGDYINIQAHACIGGKSVGEDIRKLEFGVHVVSGTPGRVCDMIKRRTLRTRAIRLLVLDESDEMLSRGFKDQIYDVYRYLPPELQVVLISATLPNEILEMTSKFMTDPVKILVKRDELTLEGIKQFFVAVEREEWKFDTLCDLYDTLTITQAVIFCNTKRKVDWLTEKMRSNNFTVSSMHGDMPQKERDAIMSEFRSGTTRVLITTDVWARGLDVQQVSLVINYDLPNNRELYIHRIGRSGRFGRKGVAINFVKSDDIKILRDIEQYYSTQIDEMPMNVADLI from the exons ATGGCGGCCGCGGCGACAAGCGTAGTTCCGGCGGGGCGGAGTGCGAGGAGAGCCGCTGCCGAAGATGAAAAATTGGCGTTCGAGACCACCGAAGGTATAGAACCTATAACAAGCTTCGACGAGATGGGCATAAAGAACGATCTGCTTCGCGGAATTTATGCCTACGGGTTTGAGAAGCCGTCTGCGATACAGCAGAGAGCAGTTATGCCCATTATCAAAGGCCGAGATGTGATAGCTCAGGCGCAATCCGGTACCGGCAAGACCTCCATGATTGCCCTCACTGTTTGCCAACTCGTTGATACCTCTAGTAGAGA GGTCCAGGCATTGATATTATCACCTACAAGGGAACTGGCAGCTCAGACGGAGAAAGTAATATTGGCAATTGGTGATTACATTAATATACAAGCACATGCATGCATTGGAGGCAAAAGTGTGGGTGAGGATATTAGGAAGCTGGAGTTTGGAGTTCATGTTGTTTCTGGAACTCCAGGCAGAGTTTGTGACATGATAAAGAGGAGGACATTACGTACTAGAGCCATTAGGTTATTAGTTCTT GATGAGTCTGATGAGATGCTGAGCAGAGggttcaaggatcaaatttatGATGTATACAGATATCTTCCTCCAGAGCTTCAG GTTGTCTTGATTTCTGCTACCCTTCCTAATGAAATTTTGGAGATGACAAGCAAGTTCATGACAGATCCTGTTAAGATTCTTGTGAAACGTGATGAATTGACTTTAGAG GGTATCAAGCAATTTTTTGTAGCTGTTGAAAGGGAAGAGTGGAAATTTGATACTCTGTGCGACCTTTATGATACTCTTACCATCACCCAGGCTGTTATTTTCTGCAACACAAAGCGGAAG GTGGATTGGCTAACTGAGAAGATGCGGAGCAATAACTTTACAGTCTCATCAATGCATGGTGACATGCCTCAGAAGGAGAGAGATGCAATTATGTCAGAGTTCCGATCTGGTACAACCCGCGTCCTGATCACAACTGATGTTTGGGCCCGGGGGCTTGATGTTCAACAG GTTTCTTTGGTGATCAATTATGACCTACCAAACAATCGAGAGCTTTACATCCATCGGATTGGTCGTTCAGGTCGTTTTGGACGCAAG GGTGTCGCGATAAATTTTGTCAAAAGTGATGATATCAAGATTTTAAGAGATATAGAGCAGTACTACAGTACCCAGATCGATGAAATGCCAATGAATGTTGCTGATTTGATCTAA